ACTGATACAAGGAATGTTTTTGTGACCAAACCAAAAATTACGCTTGACACAAAATCTTTATTGGTATAACCTAAAACGTCTTTTATCAACTTAAACTGAAACTAATCCACATTTGACATACAGCAAGTTAAGGCAGCTCAAACTTAACCATGACACCACCAAAAAAAACCAACTCCTCTTgggaaaagttatttttttctacTTAACTTTTCCTCACCTTAACTTCTGGAGGTCCATCAACCCATGAAGGATTTTCTCTCCAAACTTGCAATTGTCTCTCCAAATCAACATCTACAGTTGTAGATGACCATTCCTTCCCCTTTCTCAGGACAGAGTTCATCAAGTTTACTCCATCATCTTTTGTTAATTTCTTGAGCCGTGCCTGCAACAAGgtctttactttttatttattaaaattccaATGTAAATTGACATCCACTATAAACTGACCTTAAGACTATTATGAAGTTTGTGAGGCAGCTGcacaaaaaatgaagaaattgcCGGATCAAACACTTGGGTACTCCTATTTCTCCTGCTATTATAACCATCCATATTTTTTCTGGTCAATTCTGTCTCAGCCATTAGAACCtgaaattttcttaaatgtCAGTCCTTTTGATGTCTCAAAGACTTGCATACATTTTGTTGTACCATGGATCACTGAATCACTGTAGGCAATGTAAAAAGTACTTTTAGTTAGACGATAAATTgctaaaatttacaattttcagTAGAGCAGAAGCACGACAGAGGGTAGAGATCAGAGCTAGAATGCAGCATATGTCTTCACTAATTTAGACAAAAGGTGTATTtgcttttcaaaatcaaatataggAGGTGCATAATTTAGGTTAAAATATTCGTGATCATATTCTTGGTGAGAGTTCATTATAATCCCTGATAAAACCTCTATTTCTTTCAGATCTCTTAATGCAGCCAGAGGAGAGAAGTCAATATAAACGACAGCATAGGTAATGTAGGTAATATGGTTTTGAAATTATCTTGTATAGAATAAAAAACCTCTAAAAATGGGAGTTCTTAGTCTATTTTCCGACCTGACTTATCACTCTTCTGGTTCTAAACTACAAAACTCAAGAAGCAATCATATTCTTGCCATGCCAGCTGTCTGGAACAAACTGAATACACTAAGAAATCACTAATGTCTTACCCAGTTACTATAGTGAGTTAGACATAGTTTAACATTATGCAGAGTCTTTAAAGCCAAAGGAAGCCTAACACTGATCAATCAACGATCAGAAACCAAAATTTTCAGAGCAGCCAAACTAATTAAATTCCTTGACACTCATATTCTAAATATAGAATAAGCAAACCTAGAGCTTAGAGctcagatatatatatatatatatatatggactCATGAAACCATCAACCGTCATGAGACCAGAACTAAAAGCTATTGCCTGACATGGATATCTATCTCAAGAGCACAATCAAACGCgacacaaacaaacaacaaatacTCACCATTTTACTTCCCCGATTGCACAACCCAAATAGACATAGGAATAGGATACCATCATTTGTAGCAAAATTAAGTGTGCTATTTCAAAACAGATCAGGAACAAGCATTACCCATATAAATTACAgcaaagatttaaaaagaaagaaagaaaaaagcaaaGACAACCAGGAGCACAAAGATGCCATTACTTTCTGGAAAcaaaaaaacccaaaacaaaGTCAAAACTACAAAAACAGGATAAACTTCATTAATGCTAAAAAGGAATAATTATACCGAAAAAGATACCCTTACTGATTGGATTTGAAGCCGGTAAAGATTCTATCTGACTAATAACAACAAACCCGAGCTTGGAGATGGGAATGAGGAATTCAGATTGAAACTTACCTCTATACTTCATTTGGTTTGtttgttgtattatttattttgtttttttgggtttttcgCAACACGTGATGCGCAGTTTTACACAAGCACAGGAGCAAGTTCAGGTAAATTCCGTGTAATTATGGAAGTGTGGATTTGAGGCTAATATATTGCCACTATTTAATCTAGTTGTCCAGTTCCCATTCCCCGCACTCTAGACATCGTGTCCACCGCAGACATCATATTTGACTGTCGGTCAAGCTTCAGATCCACGGTCTACTCTTAATTAaggtttaattaattaattcaattaatcaaCTTTGGGGGTTTATAAGATTTTAGTCAATTCTCTAAAAATATACCAAAATAACAAGACTTATCTAAAAACCTTCATCCTTTACCTTATGCCAGTCAGTCGTGAAGAAGACGGTCCAAAATCATATTTCTATCGGTGCAAATGATACAATAAGGTCATTGCCTCTTTTCTGTATAGACCCATTTCGAATATCAAAATTAAGTCATAAACCGTAACCTAGAAAATATCTTTGAAATAGTTTGTTTACCTATGATACTAAAACAATGACTAAACCTTACCCTCTCCATTATAACAAACTCGAATGGGTTAAAATAAACTTCAATTTTATTCGGCATTcgcttaatttatttgataaaaaagcacaaaataaataataattgcattgaatctctattttttaatatttaggaAGATATTAAAACAAGTTTTGCGATAATAATTGctttttttgattttcaataaactTTGCACGGATCTTAGCCATCACATCCTTTTTTCGCCAATAAGATAAAAACAATATGCAAATTAACCTAGAAATATTAAACCTAAGCCATAGATgaaatgaaagggaaaaaaaagtaatattatgtgtatatatatttttgtacataaatatttaCTGTCATATATAAATCACCCATCACCAAGTTTTGAATCCCCATAACACTTCTATAAGAAAATTACTCATTTGATTTAGATGCATgaataattttaccatttattCAATTACTTGTTGAATAAGAAGAAATCTTaaagaattttttcttaatcATAGACTTATTACGCCATGATAATTATGTTCATAATAGctctaaattgatatttataaagtGCATAGATtatgatttgataaaacagGCTTTAACACAAGCTgttagccatatatatataacaaggatatctattaatataaaatagacATCACTCTTCTATAAAAAGACATCCACcacaaagataaataattcatgGTAAAAAAGACCCATATTTTTGTCGGCACTAAGAGGCCAATTTTTCAAGCCTTGTGGCAGCCATCCCCATCACAAATCCATCCTTCTTTGTTGACTTCATCTTCCTGGGCATCATCATCTTTGGCTTCTTTATCCTCTTCCAAAGTACATTTGGGGTGGAGATTGAAGTCACACTCTTCACAGTTGAATGACCAGATCTGTCCTTCTTCATCGCATCCATCACAGGTATAAACAGTGCGGCGAGTTCGCACAAGCTCATGCTCATGGAGTGCATGATTCACCTTCTCAGGCCACCCCTTTGCCAAATCCTCATATTTTGCTTCAATATTCTTCAAATGTTCTTCAGTAAAAGGATAAGCATCAGCTCCATGGACTGAAATCAAATCCTTGGCTTCTTTTGTGACAGTTCGGCCGGTTGGGCCAATAGCAACTAGCATAGGAATACCATAGACCTTGAATTTCCTACTCAAAGATGCCTTCCTTGGATCACCATAGGGAAGTGCCAGCCATGGCATTCCTGAAAAAAATTCCTCAAACGAAGCTTGGTCTTTGTCACTGGAAATAAAAACCATTTCCAATGGTTCATTCTTTGCCTTGATTTTGTAGTATGCTTCCTTGAGTTTTGACAAAAATGCTCGACAAGGAGGGCACCAATGCGCTGAAAAATACAGAAGGATGGTCTTCCCGACTAAATCAGACACTGGAATCTGAAACAGGAGATATAAGTCATCATGAGCAAGAGGttgaaactctttttttttttttcttttttccaacgAAAAAACCTCATCCGAGTCGGTCTGTAACAGATTGGCTCACAATCATTGAACCGGAACATGAACAAGTAGTAGCTGTAAATAACTGAATGTGTCATACCTTGCTTCCATCTTTTCCAACGAGAAAATCTCGATTTTCACAAACCAGAACTGACTCCAGGGTTTGAGCTGCCTCTCTTGCTTTTTCTATTTCAGCAGTTCTGCAAACTTTTCCAGGGTGAAAGGGAAAGCCTCGACTCCATGATCCTCAACAGCTTCAGCAACATTGGAATTGAGAGTTTTCCCATCTGGCCCAATAATCACCAGAGTGGGAAGGGTGGAGAGTTCAAAGTACCGAGCTAGCTTCTGGCAGCTCTCATCCATAAAGGGCAATGCTAGCCAAGGCATGCTACCTAAGCTCTCCTTGAAAGAGTCCTCCTCCTCATCTAGTGATATCAACACAATCTCAAAGCTCACCCCCTTTTCTTTCAGCTTCTCATAGACCTTGACAAGCTTTGGAGTAAAATCAGCACAGGACCTGTATAAATGCAACGAGAAGTACAGGCCAACAGTCTTCCCTTCAAGTTCAGAGACAAGTATCTGTTACACAAATTAAGAACAAAGCAGATTAGATGATATGAGCTTTagaatttgaggaaaaaaagaataaaattttctccAGAAGTTACCTTTTTTCCATTAGATGAAATTAGGAAGTCACGTGATTTGGACACCAAGACAGATTTTAAGGATTGTTCCCTTTTggctctttcttcttcctctttcatTTCCTTGATCTTTTCTTCTGTAAAAGGGTACCCTCCCACTCCATACTCTCGAATGATCTCTACTCCAATATCAGTCAAAACTTTCCCTTTTTCATCAAGAATCACTAGGTAAGGGATTCCCCTAACCTTGAACAACTCCTCCAAGCTATCACGTGCCTCTGAATCAGAGAATGGAATAGCAAGCCAAGGCATCTTTGAGAAGTAGCCCTCGAAtgcctcatcatcatcatcagccGATACAAAAACGACCTCAAAATCACCCTTTGCTGAGATTTCATTGTACACCTCCGCAAAAACCGGTGTGAATCGCTTACATGGACCACACCACGATGCTGAGAAATACAACCCAACTTTCTTTCCCTTCAAGCTCTGAACTTTAACCTGCAAAATCAAAAGTCCCCTCTTCAATCACAAAACAATAGTAACCATATATAACCAATTACTGCCTCAATAAAAACTTCTAATActtaaaacttgaaaactttaatCCCGTTATCCATCATGAGATGACATACACAGTTCAAAAGAAGACAAATATCGGTTTTGACAAAATCAAGAACAAAACCTCTATTCTATAACAACTTCCAGAAGCTAAactaaaagaaattaagaacTTGTTGCCTGATTGCCGTCGTTGCGAATAAGGAAGTCTCTCTTTGATGAAGAGAGAACGGTGAGAATATCGTGAGAAACTGTTTGGGTGTCAGCCATGGGTATTTCTGTTGTCGTGAGATGCAAAGGGGAGATTTACAGGTAGCAGGTCAAATCAAGTCGTGGTCTCTTTTTTTGAACTGGACAATTTTCATAGGCATCGGCTTGTTTTGTAAGTATTAAATACAATGTTTACAATTCTCGCCATCTGGTTTTATGAATCatccttaaaaccaattaacgTACAAGATTGTGTTAGCTAGTCTAAATATTAACCCAAATTAACTTGTTGGGAGGCCTCCAAATTACGAAGAAACGAATCTAATGACTTGCATTTAATTGGTTGTTAGCTAGATACCGTGTTTTTGTGAAACTGTGTATATTTAGAATCCTCCCAACCGTCGAGTTTCCACACCAGAGTCCACTCACTCACCAGCACACTAATCGCATTCATTTAAGATATAGTTTCTCAGTTGTTTTATGCATACTATTGTGGCTGGGTATTTCCTATGATGAATAGATCGGATTCTATTATATTAAACTGTTAAGACAATTAGAGAACAGTTGATAGACTagttgaataattataaatgtgTCCAAAAACTGTCTTCTCTCAAGGTAATAGAACATATTTTTACAGAAGAAGAAAACCCTCACAAACTAAATCACAAAAACAAAAGTATCTCAATGCAGAGTGTTGTATTCGGGCAAATGGGATCATAGAAATGACTCATGTCATATTCTCATGTTGATACAGATCATTCGGCAAACAAAATCGAATCCGGgttcacaaattttatatactGTAATTTACAGAATTGGATTTCACATGTTTAATATTTTCCAACATTAGTATCAAAACATCAAGTTATGCTATGCTATTGATTTTGTATATTTGCAATGTgttttttctagattttttgaaagaaattttgcTGAATTCTTTTTTATGGgcatgaattaaatttgatcaaattgtATAAAACTGGATATTAGAAACATGTTAGGATGATTGCTAGATGTCGTTTACATACCATGGTGTGACCTTCCCAACATGTGAGAGTGCATAATAGGCCTTTTCCTAGCGCGTGTTGATGCGCATGGCTCATCTCCTATGCGTTTACACACATGCGAAAATTGTTTTGGCACGTAGGACATTATTTCAGTGTGTAACGGTGCGTAGGACCATATTTCAACATGTCGCAACATGTGAACTGTTGTTTGTGATGCACCATAGTGCGCGAGCTACTGTTTTTGGTACGTGAAACCCATTTTTTTGACCTGTGGCAGCTTTGAGATGCTCAGACCGATGTGTAGAGTATATTCTAAGGGTCTTACGGTcacatgtaatattttattttgactcATGAAAACATATATTGGTGTTTCAAAATACATATTTCTAAAGCAAACTAGTTGACTAAGGACTATCACATTAAATATAAGCTGTGACCATTTGATGATCTAATGGTGCACATTGagactatgtatatataatgaAGATTGAAACTTATAAGTAAGTCGTATTCTCTTACTTGGAAAATAAATGATATGTAGTCTAATTATATTTATGCATGACCATCTGACTCTTCATAATATATGATCTTGCTCAAGACAAGTATACTAAAACTTTTGGGATTATGTTGATACATTACAGCTTGATAAAAAGCAAAACATAGTAATGAATGTGATAAAATccacatttttttatcattattctcaaattaacaaaatacaaGGCACTTGACTAATTGCAAATTACATAGAAACTTTattatggataaagtgactctaaGAATGATACGTGTTGACGAAATGCTCCTAATCATAATAAGTGATGTATTTAttgtatcacatattatatatgCTAAATGGGAAAATTATGTCAAGAAAAGAATTGTCAAAGTCAAAATGTCATCTTGATGATCAACCAAGATGAGGCCATTGATAGATATATTTGataatgaccgatttggattttttatatccaaataacttatgaatgttAAATGTGAGTTCGTAATGAGAATAAATACCTATAAGTgcgaagatgattaagaacttaaGTTAGGCGTTGGGTGTAGTGAATGAACTAAGATCCGTACAATATTGATGTAATGACATTTGTAGAGAATAATACATTATTCATACCACATGTGCATAAGTAAAACAACCAATTAAAGTAGTAAGAGGATGAATCTATTCTCCCTTACTGTGTGATACTTTATAAGGTTTACCTTATATTGGTACTTTTAAACACTTTGTTGTTATTCAATGTTTACTCTTAGTATTGTTATTTTAGCTTGACACCTATGACCACAAATGACTCAATCTATGGAACATGATTAGAGAAAcaactaaatttatattgaGAATTTTGAACAAAAGAGGAAGACTGATATATTATGTGTGTCTATTGGTCGATCAATCATGTCACTCATAACGAGAATAAACTTGATCAtgaatatatagaaaaataacataatgataaatgaaaaattaaagggAGTTAGTGTTATCAAGTAAGTTTGGGGTATAACAAGcctaatgttttattatatttttatttgacttAAAGTGGTTATATTATTTCTAACAAATGTATAGTAATTTACTCTCAAATACAAGTTGTTTGCAAGGTCTATGACACATTTGTAAGTATAAAATGTACTGTTGTATGAGATTTTTATGTCTAAGTATTTGGTTTGGATTTTCATCATGTATGAGTAAGAGATATTAACTTTGGGTCTACCCATGACCGATTATATTAAACTGTCAAGGTAGTTGGAAAGACAATTGAACAGTTATAAATATGTCCAAAAACTGTCTCTTCCCAAGACAATAGAACACACTTTTACAGAAGAACTTCTTCTTCTCCCAAAAACCAAATCACAAAAACAGAAGTCTCTCATTTCAAACTGTAGTGTTCGGACAAAGGGTCATGAAAATGACTCACATCGTATCTTTGTGTTGATGCGGATCATTTGACAAACGAAATTGAATCCAAttacacaaattttatatattgtaatttaCTGATTTGGATTTAGCATACTTAATATTTTCCAACAAATCCATTccttgaaaacaaaaattaaaaaactttcaCCAAATTCGTGAGGAAAATCATGTTCAAGTTGTACTTCATTAAGATATAATTACCTGATTGCCCTCGCAGCGAATGAGATAGTCTCTTTCAGATCACTAGATTTGGGTGACTGTCTTCAGCTTGCTACTGCTGCCGTTTCTGGGATTCCTTTTACTCTCCATCCGTGGTATTCTCCATCCTGGAATCTGCTGTTTCTCCACTGTTGTCGGCTTGCTTTGGTTCGATGTTGCCGTTGCAGCTTCCTTGTTGCTGTGTTTGGGCTGCCTTGTTGCTGCCGAATTGGTGGCTTCTGTTGCCGTATCCAACAGATTGATCTTCTTCTGATTTTGCTGGGTGCTGCCCTCTTAATGTTCGTGGTTGATTCTCAGCTCAATTGCTGGCTGAAGGCTCTGTTTGCTTTTAGAAGGTTCAGCTTGCTGTGGAGCTACTGCCTGCTCTTTTGGTTCAGCCGTCAGGGGTTTAATTATGTATTGTAGCTTGCTGCGTATACCTCTTCAAATTGCTTTGGCGATGCTGGGCCTGTATTGAGTGTTCTGACTCTGTGACTTATGATATGCTTCCTGCTGGCGCTATCTGGGTTTGCTTTCTGTATTCTGGAAAGCTGCTGCAGTTTGCAAATGAGTGGTTCCTGCTTTCTGGATTTCCTGCAAGATGCTCGATTCTTCTTGGTTTTACTGTATTGCTCCATGGAGGGGTGGAATTAAGGTAGAAGCTGATGCTTTAGAGCAGTAGAACCAATTGAATGCTGGCTCTTTGTTGAGTAATGGTTGCAGTTCTATATTGCTGTATTCCCCTCGGCTTTGTTGGTGGTCTCCCTTAAGCCTTCTGATCCACCTGCCTTCAAGAATATCCATGATCACTTAAAACTGTAAGATCCACCTATTTAGTTTTGAGTTTtgatatcatataaaatatattgatcctataaacatgaagaatggaaagtatattatataaaatcaattcatttatattaaaatttattctatcatacttatataattttatttgatgaaaaagTTTTTAGTTTGACCACCCTTTCTATTTATTAAGTCTGGATAATTACTCAATGGGAAACCCATAGGTTGTTATTAGTTTGTGAGcagatgaataaaaatatttgggcaaaggactattttcacctcagttttagcttaatttcaaaaatataattacaataaataaaaaattcaaatacgtACCTATTCTTATATTGTTGTtaaatacaaagataaaattgttttttaataataatatatataattttatcttattttatttcttatgttttaaaattttttcattaaatacaatgataaaattgtcactttgaaaagtgacttctCACCCCCTCcaaaatccttaattttttcttcacttctcCCTTAGGCCACTAGTTTCCAACACAATTGGTTACTAGACGATAGAGCGTCGTCTATTTTCTAAATGATGAAACATTATTCAGATCTGAATGATAGTCGTCATCTAGATCTAGATAATAGTTGTAGTCTAGAGGTCATCCCTTGAACAACTCAATCTTGTTTCTCTGTCGTTGGTCAATTGTTCGCTAGAGAAAGTGATTGGATTTTAgagggaaaagtgaatttttcaaaacttaatttaggagagaaaatattagttttctaaactagagagaaaaatgaaatataattttaattattttaatattactgataaaatgatgaatttacctttttaaccttaataaaaaatttataggtGTATCCGCACatattaaaacttgagtgggtATTTGAAATTTCCATTTACTATaggtatatatttgtcatttcaacaaaacttgggtgggaaattgtcctttttcccaaattattttaaaaaaccaatCATCCATTCCGTATAATTTACATCAAAATGGATCATTCATCTATTTCaggttttgaaaagtgaaagatgagtaatttattttctaatttattcatataaaatcaaTGCATTCATATTCCAGTTTCCCACATGTTACATTACATGCACTCTCCTCTAATGATCTcataataatcagattatcaattaaatttgatatcaTAAACTTTGGATCCATCCAGTCTGAAAATCCCAAAGTGTTTTTCATAATCCTTTCCAGTCTTTCCATTTTCATCAAAAAGATCAAACAAGTAAACTTCAATTCCCTTGCCGGGCCTCTTCGGTGTCCCAACACCACTCACAGCACTTCTCGCTACATTCCCATTATACGCCAATGCATTCTCCACACTCGCCGCCACACCCCCGCTCGTCGGCCACCCTGTCTCCGTCACCATTATCGGAACTTCCCCGAACCCTTCTCTCTCCATTGCATACACAAACGCATCGACGCTTGCATAAAAAAGATTATGGTAAGTTAAGCCGCCATCTTGAAACGCTTCGTGGCTTCTGAACAATGCGTAGTCTAATGACACGTACTTCGAACTGCCGGTGTAGCTAAAATACGGGTAGATATTAACCATGAAGGGTGATTTAGTTTCGGATAATAACTGAAGGAAAGGtacaataaaagattttatatcaGGATCGAAGGTTCCTGAAGATGGAGGATATGAAATTGAGAGAACTGAAGCCGCATGTGGGGAAGATAACTTGATTGAGTTTGCGAGGTTTGCGGTTTGTAGAGCTTGGTAAAGATTTGTCATTGCGGGTACTACATGCGGAGTGTAATATGGATCTTTGAGAAGGATCTCATTACCAA
This sequence is a window from Mangifera indica cultivar Alphonso chromosome 5, CATAS_Mindica_2.1, whole genome shotgun sequence. Protein-coding genes within it:
- the LOC123215639 gene encoding LOW QUALITY PROTEIN: probable nucleoredoxin 1 (The sequence of the model RefSeq protein was modified relative to this genomic sequence to represent the inferred CDS: inserted 1 base in 1 codon), whose protein sequence is MADTQTVSHDILTVLSSSKRDFLIRNDGNQVKVQSLKGKKVGLYFSASWCGPCKRFTPVFAEVYNEISAKGDFEVVFVSADDDDEAFEGYFSKMPWLAIPFSDSEARDSLEELFKVRGIPYLVILDEKGKVLTDIGVEIIREYGVGGYPFTEEKIKEMKEEEERAKREQSLKSVLVSKSRDFLISSNGKKILVSELEGKTVGLYFSLHLYRSCADFTPKLVKVYEKLKEKGVSFEIVLISLDEEEDSFKESLGSMPWLALPFMDESCQKLARYFELSTLPTLVIIGPDGKTLNSNVAEAVEDHGVEAFPFTLEKFAELXEIEKAREAAQTLESVLVCENRDFLVGKDGSKIPVSDLVGKTILLYFSAHWCPPCRAFLSKLKEAYYKIKAKNEPLEMVFISSDKDQASFEEFFSGMPWLALPYGDPRKASLSRKFKVYGIPMLVAIGPTGRTVTKEAKDLISVHGADAYPFTEEHLKNIEAKYEDLAKGWPEKVNHALHEHELVRTRRTVYTCDGCDEEGQIWSFNCEECDFNLHPKCTLEEDKEAKDDDAQEDEVNKEGWICDGDGCHKA
- the LOC123217749 gene encoding glucan endo-1,3-beta-glucosidase-like, coding for MWSPILQFSMLSQLLLLLMLLPYSPTGAAPVGICYGRLANNLPPPPKVISLLKSNGISNIRIFNPDPSTLQSFAGTGINLMVGVPNEILPDLAAGGPVFAHQWLQNNIFSYIHSSQIRYIAVGNEILLKDPYYTPHVVPAMTNLYQALQTANLANSIKLSSPHAASVLSISYPPSSGTFDPDIKSFIVPFLQLLSETKSPFMVNIYPYFSYTGSSKYVSLDYALFRSHEAFQDGGLTYHNLFYASVDAFVYAMEREGFGEVPIMVTETGWPTSGGVAASVENALAYNGNVARSAVSGVGTPKRPGKGIEVYLFDLFDENGKTGKDYEKHFGIFRLDGSKVYDIKFN